From a single Vibrio toranzoniae genomic region:
- a CDS encoding efflux RND transporter periplasmic adaptor subunit — MKKWTFFMLLIAVLLFGSVIGFNMFKQQKIAEFMANRPEPEFPVTVTEVQPIDWVPVIEAIGFIEPNQGVTLANETSGVIDQISFESGTEVKNGQQLVRLDSGVEKANLKSSEARLPAAKAKYKRYQGLFKKGSISKEAYDEAEANYFSLSADIESLKASIERREIRAPFDGKVGIRNVYLGQYLQSGTDIVRLEDTSVMRLRFTVSQTDISRINVGQAIDIFVDAYPETPFEGSISAIEPAVSIQSGLIQVQADIPNNDGKLRSGMFARANIILPKLENQVTLPQTAITFTLYGDNVYIITEEDGVQRVAQHVVKVGERTADIAHILEGVKAGDTVVTSGQVRLSNGAKVKIVESDAITPPSETPKL, encoded by the coding sequence ATGAAAAAGTGGACTTTCTTCATGTTACTCATCGCTGTACTTCTTTTCGGCAGCGTTATTGGGTTTAACATGTTCAAACAACAAAAAATTGCTGAGTTTATGGCCAACCGTCCTGAGCCAGAGTTTCCAGTAACGGTAACTGAAGTTCAGCCGATCGACTGGGTTCCGGTGATTGAGGCAATCGGTTTCATTGAACCAAACCAAGGTGTCACTCTAGCAAACGAAACCAGTGGTGTTATCGATCAAATTTCCTTCGAGTCAGGTACTGAAGTTAAGAATGGTCAGCAACTGGTTCGTCTTGACTCTGGTGTGGAAAAAGCAAACCTAAAGAGCTCTGAAGCTCGTTTGCCTGCCGCTAAAGCAAAATACAAGCGCTACCAAGGTCTATTCAAAAAAGGCTCTATCTCTAAAGAAGCATACGATGAAGCAGAAGCGAACTACTTCTCTCTATCTGCTGATATTGAAAGCCTAAAAGCATCGATTGAACGTCGTGAAATCCGCGCACCGTTTGATGGTAAGGTTGGTATTCGTAATGTGTACTTAGGTCAATACCTGCAATCGGGTACGGATATTGTTCGCTTAGAAGACACCAGTGTCATGCGCCTGCGCTTCACGGTTTCTCAAACTGATATCTCTCGCATCAACGTTGGCCAAGCGATCGACATCTTTGTTGATGCTTATCCTGAAACACCTTTTGAAGGCTCTATCAGTGCTATTGAACCTGCAGTAAGCATCCAAAGTGGTCTTATTCAAGTTCAGGCAGACATTCCAAACAATGATGGCAAGCTTCGTAGCGGCATGTTTGCTCGCGCTAACATCATTTTACCTAAATTAGAGAACCAAGTAACTCTGCCTCAAACAGCCATTACTTTTACTCTATACGGTGACAATGTTTATATCATAACGGAAGAAGATGGGGTTCAACGTGTTGCTCAACATGTTGTAAAAGTAGGCGAACGTACCGCTGATATCGCTCATATTCTTGAGGGTGTGAAAGCCGGTGATACGGTTGTCACTTCAGGCCAAGTACGTCTAAGTAATGGTGCCAAAGTTAAGATTGTTGAAAGTGATGCCATCACTCCACCATCTGAAACACCTAAGCTGTAA
- a CDS encoding c-type cytochrome has product MDMSRRILSVVIAVLTFSTGAMASDLSEAEQDIIAERIKPVGQVYLVGSEPVAAEPTGPRDGATVYGTFCIACHASGVSGAPKKGDAGDWGPRIAQGRDILADHAINGFNAMPAKGSCMDCSDDEVKDAIEHMIAGL; this is encoded by the coding sequence ATGGATATGTCTCGTCGAATTTTAAGCGTTGTCATCGCAGTTTTAACCTTTTCAACTGGCGCAATGGCTTCAGACCTAAGCGAAGCAGAGCAAGATATAATTGCAGAACGCATCAAGCCAGTTGGTCAAGTATACCTAGTCGGCAGTGAGCCAGTAGCCGCAGAACCAACAGGCCCTCGCGACGGCGCAACCGTTTATGGTACTTTTTGTATCGCTTGTCACGCATCTGGCGTAAGTGGCGCACCTAAAAAAGGTGATGCGGGTGACTGGGGGCCTCGAATTGCTCAGGGTCGCGACATTCTAGCGGACCACGCAATCAACGGCTTCAATGCAATGCCAGCGAAAGGTTCATGTATGGATTGTTCAGACGACGAAGTCAAAGATGCTATCGAGCACATGATTGCTGGTCTGTAA
- a CDS encoding multidrug efflux RND transporter permease subunit, giving the protein MRFTDVFIKRPVLAVSISFLIALLGLQAIFKMQVREYPEMTNTVVTVTTSYYGASADLIQGFITQPLEQAVAQADNIDYMTSSSVLGSSTITVNMKLNTDPNAALSDILAKTNSVRSQLPKEAEDPTVTMSTGSTTAVLYIGFTSDELVSSQITDYLERVINPQLFTVNGVSKVDLYGGMKYALRVWLDPSKMAAVSLTASDVMTVLNANNYQSATGQATGEFVLYNGSADTQVSNTEELENLVVKSGEGEIIRLSDIAKVSLEKSHDIYRASANGREAVVAAINAAPSANPINIAADVLELLPQLEKNLPSNISMNVMYDSTIAINESIQEVIKTILEAALIVLIVITLFLGSFRAVLIPIVTIPLSLIGVAMVMQAMGFSWNLMTLLAMVLAIGLVVDDAIVVLENVDRHIKLGESPFRAAIIGTREIAVPVIAMTLTLGAVYAPIAMMGGITGSLFKEFALTLAGSVFVSGIVALTLSPMMCSKMLKAHAEPSKFELKVHSVLDGMTNRYERMLGAVMQHRPVFIGFAIIVFASLPLLFKFIPSELAPSEDKGVIMLMGTAPSNANLDFMQNTMNSVNTILSDQPEVAYAQVFTGVPNANQAFGIASMVPWSEREASQSEVTNRVGNLVKDVPGMAVTAFQMPELPGAGSGLPVQFVITTPNSFESLFQITTEILAEVSTNPLFVYSDLDLNYDSATMKIHIDKDKAGAYGVTMQDIGITLGTMMSDGYVNRIDLNGRSYEVIPQVERKFRLNPESMNNYYVRAADGNAVPLGSLITIDVVAEPRSLPHFNQLNSATIGAVPAPGAAMGDAIAWFEDTAANKLPSGYNHDYMGEARQYVTEGSALYATFGLALAIIFLVLAIQFESLKDPLVIMVSVPLAICGALIALAWGAATMNIYSQVGLITLVGLITKHGILICEVAKEEQLHNGKTRIEAVMEAAKVRLRPILMTTAAMIAGLIPLMYATGAGAAQRFSIGIVIVAGLAIGTLFTLFVLPVIYSYLAEKHKPLPVFVEDKDLEKLARVDEAKAAQRGFADNK; this is encoded by the coding sequence ATGCGCTTTACTGATGTTTTTATTAAACGTCCAGTTCTAGCGGTATCCATTAGCTTTTTGATTGCGCTGCTTGGCTTACAAGCAATCTTCAAAATGCAGGTTCGTGAATACCCTGAAATGACGAATACCGTCGTAACCGTTACTACGAGTTACTACGGTGCAAGTGCCGATCTTATCCAAGGCTTTATCACCCAGCCCCTCGAACAGGCTGTGGCTCAAGCGGATAATATCGACTATATGACCTCTTCTTCTGTTCTCGGTAGTTCAACGATTACCGTGAACATGAAGCTGAACACCGACCCGAATGCAGCGCTGTCTGACATACTGGCCAAGACGAACTCGGTTCGTTCGCAGCTTCCAAAAGAAGCCGAAGACCCAACTGTAACTATGTCTACCGGTTCAACGACGGCGGTCCTCTACATTGGTTTTACCAGTGATGAGTTAGTATCGAGCCAAATTACCGATTATCTAGAGCGTGTTATCAACCCGCAGCTGTTTACGGTAAACGGTGTATCTAAAGTTGACCTATATGGTGGTATGAAATACGCACTACGCGTATGGCTAGACCCCTCAAAAATGGCAGCGGTTAGCCTAACTGCATCTGATGTGATGACGGTACTGAACGCTAACAACTACCAATCAGCTACGGGTCAAGCGACTGGTGAGTTCGTGCTTTATAACGGCAGTGCAGATACTCAGGTATCAAACACTGAAGAATTAGAGAACCTAGTAGTGAAGAGCGGTGAAGGTGAGATCATTCGCCTATCCGACATCGCTAAGGTCTCTTTAGAGAAAAGCCACGATATTTACCGAGCAAGTGCCAACGGTCGAGAAGCAGTTGTTGCAGCGATTAACGCGGCACCAAGTGCTAACCCAATCAATATTGCAGCCGATGTACTTGAGCTTCTTCCTCAGTTAGAGAAGAACCTGCCAAGCAACATATCAATGAACGTGATGTATGACTCGACCATTGCGATTAATGAGTCTATTCAAGAAGTTATCAAAACTATTCTTGAGGCTGCCTTAATTGTATTGATCGTTATTACCTTGTTCCTTGGTTCATTCCGTGCAGTTCTTATTCCTATCGTTACTATCCCACTATCACTTATTGGTGTGGCAATGGTAATGCAAGCAATGGGCTTCTCGTGGAACCTGATGACACTACTGGCCATGGTACTCGCCATCGGTCTAGTGGTAGATGATGCGATCGTAGTACTCGAAAACGTTGACCGGCATATCAAGCTCGGGGAATCTCCTTTCCGAGCTGCCATTATCGGTACCCGTGAAATTGCGGTACCCGTTATCGCGATGACACTAACGCTAGGTGCGGTATACGCTCCTATCGCTATGATGGGTGGTATTACAGGCTCGTTGTTTAAAGAGTTTGCATTAACCCTGGCTGGTTCGGTTTTTGTATCGGGTATCGTGGCACTGACGCTATCGCCTATGATGTGTTCAAAAATGCTAAAAGCTCATGCAGAACCAAGCAAATTTGAACTAAAAGTACATAGCGTATTGGATGGTATGACTAACCGCTACGAGCGTATGCTTGGTGCGGTTATGCAACATCGTCCAGTGTTCATTGGCTTTGCTATCATCGTATTTGCAAGTTTGCCGTTGTTGTTCAAGTTCATCCCGAGTGAGTTAGCACCTTCAGAAGATAAAGGTGTAATCATGTTGATGGGTACAGCACCATCGAATGCGAACTTAGACTTCATGCAAAATACCATGAATAGCGTAAACACCATTCTTTCTGACCAGCCAGAAGTCGCTTACGCACAAGTGTTTACAGGTGTACCAAATGCAAACCAAGCCTTTGGTATCGCATCGATGGTTCCTTGGAGCGAACGTGAAGCAAGCCAGTCTGAAGTAACAAACCGTGTTGGTAATTTGGTGAAAGATGTCCCTGGTATGGCCGTAACAGCCTTCCAAATGCCAGAACTTCCAGGTGCAGGGTCAGGCCTTCCTGTTCAGTTTGTTATTACCACACCGAACAGCTTCGAGAGCCTATTCCAAATTACAACAGAGATCTTAGCCGAAGTATCTACTAACCCGCTGTTCGTTTATTCAGATCTTGATTTGAACTACGACTCAGCAACGATGAAGATCCATATCGACAAAGACAAAGCGGGGGCTTACGGCGTGACCATGCAAGACATTGGTATCACTTTAGGTACTATGATGTCTGATGGTTACGTAAACCGTATCGACTTGAATGGTCGTTCTTACGAGGTTATCCCTCAAGTTGAACGTAAGTTCCGTCTAAACCCAGAATCGATGAACAACTACTACGTGCGTGCAGCAGACGGAAACGCTGTACCTCTAGGCAGTTTGATTACGATTGATGTTGTGGCAGAGCCTCGTTCTCTTCCTCACTTCAACCAATTGAACTCAGCTACGATTGGTGCAGTACCTGCTCCAGGCGCTGCAATGGGTGATGCAATTGCATGGTTTGAAGACACGGCAGCGAATAAGCTTCCAAGTGGCTACAACCACGATTACATGGGTGAAGCACGTCAATACGTAACAGAAGGTAGCGCACTTTACGCAACCTTTGGTTTAGCTTTGGCTATCATCTTCTTGGTATTGGCGATTCAGTTCGAATCTCTGAAAGATCCATTGGTTATCATGGTATCTGTACCACTTGCGATTTGTGGTGCCCTAATCGCTCTGGCTTGGGGTGCTGCAACCATGAACATCTACTCACAAGTAGGTCTCATAACCTTGGTTGGCTTGATTACCAAACACGGTATCTTGATCTGTGAAGTAGCGAAAGAAGAGCAACTACACAATGGCAAGACGCGTATTGAAGCCGTTATGGAAGCGGCGAAGGTTCGTCTTCGTCCAATCCTAATGACGACTGCTGCGATGATTGCGGGTCTAATCCCACTGATGTATGCAACGGGTGCAGGTGCGGCTCAACGTTTCAGTATCGGTATTGTAATCGTTGCTGGTCTAGCGATTGGTACATTGTTTACCTTGTTTGTACTGCCAGTGATTTACAGTTACTTGGCTGAAAAGCACAAACCTCTACCTGTATTTGTTGAAGACAAAGATCTAGAAAAGCTAGCTCGTGTCGATGAAGCAAAGGCTGCGCAGAGAGGATTCGCTGACAATAAGTAA
- a CDS encoding TetR/AcrR family transcriptional regulator: MTAHTPQDKRQQILSAAEKLIAEVGFQGLSMQKLAKEAGVAAGTIYRYFDDKDHLIDDVRVLVTQRVADAVQKGVNDSDPIKQRYRTMWLNIWSLSGTNLAAIKNQVQYDSLPVTNSQDFRELERKMFAQVELLFNEGKERGLFKPLDNEVLSGLSLAASVSLARKHSLGFYQLDEAALEAAIEACWDAIIKH; this comes from the coding sequence ATGACAGCTCATACACCTCAGGATAAACGCCAACAAATACTTTCTGCCGCTGAAAAGCTAATTGCAGAGGTCGGCTTTCAAGGCCTCTCAATGCAAAAATTAGCGAAAGAAGCAGGAGTAGCTGCAGGCACTATCTACCGCTACTTCGATGATAAAGACCACTTGATAGATGATGTTCGAGTGCTCGTAACTCAACGAGTAGCGGATGCTGTTCAAAAAGGGGTTAATGATTCGGATCCAATAAAGCAACGCTATAGAACCATGTGGTTAAACATATGGAGCTTATCGGGAACGAATTTAGCCGCGATTAAAAATCAGGTTCAATATGACTCTTTACCCGTGACAAATAGCCAAGACTTCAGGGAACTAGAACGTAAAATGTTTGCCCAAGTTGAGCTGCTATTTAATGAGGGCAAAGAGCGAGGGTTATTTAAACCACTTGATAATGAAGTATTAAGTGGCTTGAGCTTAGCAGCTAGTGTCTCGCTAGCACGTAAGCATTCTTTAGGATTTTACCAACTCGACGAGGCTGCACTAGAAGCGGCAATAGAAGCCTGTTGGGATGCAATAATTAAACACTAG
- the ubiK gene encoding ubiquinone biosynthesis accessory factor UbiK — protein MFDPKKLEQIAKQIHDSMPQPVKELGSDVDQKVRQVIQGQLNKLDVVSREEFDVQTQVLLRTRQKLTEMEQKLAELEDKLADK, from the coding sequence ATGTTTGATCCAAAAAAACTAGAGCAAATTGCTAAGCAGATCCACGACTCTATGCCTCAGCCAGTGAAAGAACTGGGTTCAGACGTAGACCAAAAGGTTCGCCAAGTTATCCAAGGCCAACTGAATAAGCTAGACGTTGTCAGCCGTGAAGAGTTTGATGTTCAAACACAGGTGCTGCTGCGCACTCGTCAAAAGCTGACGGAAATGGAACAGAAGCTAGCTGAACTAGAAGATAAGCTTGCTGACAAGTAA
- the rep gene encoding DNA helicase Rep codes for MKLNPRQDEAVKYVSGPCLVLAGAGSGKTRVITNKIAYLVQECGYKARNIAAVTFTNKAAREMKERVGQTLGKSESKGLIVSTFHTMGLTIIRREYKALGLKAGFSLFDDQDQLALLKELTEKQIDGDKDLLRALMSTISNWKNDMLTPDQAKARAQGEQEQLFAFCFEMYQKQMKAYNALDFDDLIAMPVLLLKTNQEVRERWQSRIRYLLVDEYQDTNTSQYELVRLLVGERGRLTVVGDDDQSIYSWRGAKPQNLVLLGEDYPNLRLIKLEQNYRSTSRILRAANILIANNPHVYEKSLFSEIPDGEKLKVLNAKNEEHEAERITGEIIAHKFLNRTEYKDYAVLYRGNHQSRLIEKALMQNRVPYKISGGTSFFARAEIKDIMAYLRVLVNPDDDNAFLRIVNTPRREIGPVTLEKLGSYANMRGKSLFEASFEMGLEQTLTGRGLENLRRFSDWIVRISDNAERGNTVEAVRALVRDINYEDWLYETSTSPKAAEMRMKNVSDLYSWIVADLEGDNYDKEEKTLREVVQRLTLRDMMERGEDDDDADQVQLMTLHASKGLEFPYVFLMGAEEGILPHQTSVDEGNVEEERRLMYVGITRAQKELTFTKCRERRQYGELIKPTQSRFLDELPHDDVEWESVKKPQSAEERMEKGQAHIANIRAMFNKK; via the coding sequence ATGAAACTGAACCCAAGACAAGATGAAGCCGTGAAGTATGTTTCAGGCCCCTGCTTAGTATTAGCGGGTGCTGGATCAGGCAAAACACGTGTTATCACCAATAAGATTGCTTACTTGGTTCAAGAGTGCGGCTACAAAGCTCGTAATATTGCAGCGGTCACTTTTACCAATAAAGCGGCTCGCGAAATGAAAGAGCGTGTTGGACAAACGCTGGGTAAAAGTGAATCAAAAGGTCTGATCGTTTCAACATTTCATACCATGGGTTTAACAATTATTCGTCGTGAATATAAAGCGTTGGGTCTGAAAGCGGGTTTCTCTCTGTTTGATGACCAAGACCAGTTGGCGCTATTAAAAGAGCTAACAGAAAAGCAGATCGATGGTGATAAGGATCTGCTGCGCGCATTGATGAGTACCATTTCGAACTGGAAAAACGACATGCTGACGCCAGATCAGGCGAAAGCGCGCGCTCAAGGCGAACAAGAGCAGTTATTTGCTTTCTGCTTTGAGATGTACCAAAAACAGATGAAGGCCTATAACGCACTCGATTTTGATGATTTGATCGCGATGCCAGTATTGCTACTCAAAACCAATCAAGAAGTGCGTGAACGTTGGCAGTCGCGCATTCGCTACCTACTTGTGGATGAATACCAAGATACCAATACCAGCCAATATGAATTGGTGCGATTGTTGGTGGGTGAAAGAGGACGTCTTACGGTAGTAGGTGATGACGACCAATCCATTTACTCGTGGCGTGGCGCAAAACCGCAAAACTTGGTGCTGCTTGGTGAGGATTACCCTAATCTGCGTTTGATCAAGCTAGAGCAAAACTATCGCTCAACCAGCCGAATCTTGCGTGCCGCGAACATCTTGATCGCCAATAACCCGCACGTGTATGAGAAATCGCTGTTCTCTGAGATCCCTGATGGTGAAAAGCTCAAGGTATTGAATGCCAAGAATGAAGAGCACGAAGCCGAACGTATTACCGGTGAGATCATTGCACACAAGTTTTTGAACCGCACAGAGTACAAAGATTATGCGGTGCTTTACCGAGGTAACCACCAATCTCGCTTGATTGAAAAAGCCTTAATGCAAAACCGTGTGCCTTACAAGATCTCTGGCGGCACCTCTTTCTTCGCTAGAGCAGAGATAAAAGACATCATGGCTTACCTGCGTGTGTTGGTGAACCCAGATGATGACAACGCCTTCCTACGTATTGTAAACACGCCGCGTCGCGAAATTGGCCCGGTTACGCTTGAGAAATTGGGCAGCTACGCCAATATGCGTGGCAAAAGTCTATTTGAAGCCAGCTTTGAGATGGGCTTGGAGCAAACATTGACTGGCCGTGGTTTAGAAAATCTGCGTCGTTTCAGTGATTGGATCGTTCGTATATCGGATAACGCTGAGCGTGGTAACACCGTGGAAGCGGTTCGTGCTTTGGTACGCGATATTAACTATGAAGATTGGTTATACGAAACCTCGACAAGCCCGAAAGCCGCTGAAATGAGAATGAAAAACGTCTCTGACCTTTATAGTTGGATTGTGGCTGACTTAGAAGGTGACAATTATGATAAAGAAGAGAAAACACTAAGAGAAGTCGTTCAGCGCTTAACTTTGCGCGACATGATGGAACGTGGAGAAGATGACGATGATGCTGACCAAGTTCAGTTAATGACACTGCATGCATCGAAAGGCTTGGAGTTTCCATATGTATTTTTAATGGGAGCGGAAGAGGGCATTTTACCTCACCAAACCAGTGTTGATGAAGGCAATGTAGAAGAAGAGCGTCGTTTAATGTACGTGGGTATAACTCGCGCACAAAAAGAGCTGACTTTTACTAAGTGTCGTGAACGCCGTCAGTATGGTGAATTGATCAAGCCAACCCAAAGCCGCTTTCTTGATGAGTTGCCGCATGATGACGTGGAGTGGGAAAGCGTCAAGAAACCTCAATCCGCTGAAGAAAGAATGGAAAAAGGACAGGCGCACATTGCCAATATTCGTGCGATGTTCAACAAGAAGTAA